In the genome of Lactuca sativa cultivar Salinas chromosome 3, Lsat_Salinas_v11, whole genome shotgun sequence, the window aacaaaaattagcATACTTGAGACATCGGAGATTAGAGAGAAAGAGATGGAGGAGGTAATGGTGTTGGAATAAACGTATGGTGGTGGCACCGATACCATTATTATAACTTAATATCTATACATGAAATAACACAACAAAAACCAGAACTAGAAAAAATCAGATAACATAAACTAGATCTGAATATGATGTTGATGGTAAGAGGTTATGGTGTCATATCAATGGTGGTAGTGATGGTGGAGACGAATTTGACGGTAATGACATTAGTATGATATTTGACCAAATTGCACTAGATCTGAGATGTTTTCTTGTTTTAGCAAGGGAAAGTGAAGTTGAAACAACTTCGTGACTCTAGATATGAGACTAGTGGCGATCGACGGTGGATCTGGAGGTGTTTTCATCGGATCTTGTCATGTTTGTGTTTTTGTTGGTGGTAGGGTAGCGATAGGGAGAGGGAGTCATGCTGACATTAATAGACGAAGGTAGTGGATTATCACCGCTCGTCTAAGCCTATAAATCTGGAGGAGAAAACCATAGAACTGGGACTAAAATTATAGATATGTAAACAACCAGAGCTTATAGATCTGTTGGAATTTGTTCACTGGTGGTAGGAGGCGACGAAGGTTCACCGACAGTACGAGGCGACAATAGTACAGGGGTAGTGGTTGGTGGAAACTAATGGTAGTATTTGTGTTCTTCAAGTTTAGTGGGAGAAGTTTTATTTTCTTAGAGCATGTGAGATAAGAGAGAAGATAATCAGGTGAAAGTGGGTGCCCTGCGTGTGAATCTAATGTAATACAATATATAAGTGAGTTCtagttttgtgttatttttaatcATGTCACTCTTTTTATTTTACTATTTATAGACAAAAATACCTTTTCTtataggttttgaaaacatttttgttttgCAGAAATGATGAATGCACCCTTAACACCCCGTTTTTGGTTTAACTATTTAATAGAGGAATATAAGTATAAatacaaataaacaattaataataatgatactaataataataataataataataataataataattattattattattattattattattattgaggaGTGAGTATTTGAAGGAATTATCATCATATTCTAGTTGAGGGACTAAAAGGGGTCATgttagaaaccctagaatgtAAGATTTTTGGTGATAAGAGTTGTCTTGTCATTAGGGATAATTTGGGGGCCAATTGTGTAAAGTATGAAATTGGCCCATCTCATGCACATGTTTAAGCCTATTGATCAGCCCCATTTGTTGCAAGCATCGATCCATCTAAAATAATGAAGAGGGCCGATCCCTAACAAGGAAATAAAAAAACCGTGTGCAAGtatttatatatgtgtgtgtgtgtcttggaGCGTAAAGAGAAAACAAGAGGGAGAAGAGTGTGATTGGAAGAGAATAGGGGGGAAAGGTGAAATGTTGAACCGATTAGGAGGAAGGGTGAAGGGTTAAGGGTTTGGTGGTGTTGATTCTTATCCAAGTAAACTTCTAAACaatccaattttttttcttctttctttgggTCGAAATCCATATCACCACTATAAGTCGTCATGGCTGCGGACCATGGATACCACTGGTCACCATGCTAGGGTGGCAGTGGGGGGTGTGTCATGTGGTTGTCTTCTAAACATTGGATGAAATGGCTGAAGCATAAACTCTAAATTTTATGACATTGATGGTTTTAAGCAATGTactttgttttcctttttaaatcTTTGTACTATGATTCTTGGATTGAAGTTTAAATTGGCTTTTTAACTCAATGAGTTGTTGCTACTGTTAAGAGCTTGAATTCCAATTTTAAGAGTCTTTGCttggtgacttaatgggttagGATACCAAATTACCAAAAAGTCAAAGCTAGAAAATAATATGAAAATACCTATCATGCCTCTTTTTTgtaaaaattgtagaaaaatcatagagAGTCAAATTTAGGACCCGTAAGTTCCCAAATTTCAGGAATTGAATCTAGTATGTCCATGATTTTTTTCATTGACCTGATGTTGGATCTTACTAGGATGAAAATCGTTATTTTCAGTGTCTGGTCCAGAATTAGTTGCATTGATATCacatcttgtaaaatccatagtaaattgtagaaaaatcttatggAACTGTACAAGTAGTCCCTAAAAATCTAAGAGAATGAACTAATGCAATATGGAAATGTATTTGAACTTTGGCAGGATTTGATGGTGTTAAAGTGACCTTGAATAGACTGTTGTTTTGGGTTGAAATATGAAAAATTATTCTAGTAGATTGTCTATATGTTTAAGGTAAAGAATAGCCAATTTTAATCTTGATTACTATTTTAGGAGTGTTGCAATGTGACATGGTGTGATTGAGTTTCCGGAATATGGTTGGAGTATTACTCTGCTACTGGAGGTGAGTTTCTCACTATAGTATGTGATGTTGTGTATCTTTTACTTTAGTTACGTGTGCTTATAAGATGCGTGTGCGGGTTGCACTTGGTAGGGCTAGTGTCTAGAGAGTATATCGTATTCACACAAATTACCGAGGAATACTTATAGGAGGGATCGACGTATTGAGCGGGGGATCGATCTTATCTAATATGTCCCAAGGTCTCGATGCACCGAGCAAGGGGGATAGGGTGTAGCTAATGTGTCCTAATAGGGTTAGGTTCAGGAGATAGGCTTAGCCGATGTGTCCTAGTGGGTTAATGCTTTTTTCTGATTTGTTCTTTGACTTGTACGCATGGCTATGTGGATTATGTTATTGATGCATGTGTGTTATGGGTAGAGCTTGTATGAGATTATATTGTGTATGTGGGAAATTTACTAAGTTTTGCACTTACCCATTTTTACTTAAAAGTTACCGTTTCAGGATCATCAGGTACTCGATATGGCAAAGTGTGATATTACACACTGGCTTGGGTCAAATGGATAGAGTTTTCATGACATTATGTAATTATGATTTCattgatttttaaattttataactgtaacatcccaaaaaccagggatcaatttttcattttcaaaataatataacATCCATTTTTAGTAagttataacatcaagttacaggGAAATGTATTTGAACTTTGGCAGGATTTGATGGTGTTAAAGTGACCTTGAATAGACTGTTGCTTATAAGAAGATAATGTGGAATCTCAAATCACAAATCTGTTGATGTGAGTGTACAGTCTCACCTTCGTAATCTGTTAAGTACCTACAAaaatatttaatccacaactgtaggcataaagcttagcgagttccccgaAATACGACATACATCACATCATAATAATCAGCTAAGAATTATCACTAAACTCTGGAGACTATTAGCAGTCCCAACGGGATAACAACACGCACTGTGGATTATCAGAACACCtcatgggttatcaacaacccggGGTACTATCAGCACTCCCATAGTCTTATAGCAGTCCAGGAGTAATCAACAACTTatttcacatataacataacctaCAAATAAGACCTAGATGGTCGATATACATATACTACCACACATGCAagaatagtgagaagactcacctcatgaaTAACGACTAACACACAACAACTCCCACACAATGTAGACAGGTACTATGAGAcacctaaaaaaaattaaagaagtACCCTCTTAGTCTACACCCTCAAACCCTAAAGTTAACCACAAGTCAACCATGGTAAAGTCAAcgttcaaggtcaaagtcaacctcagCAAGACTCTATGTCATGGCCATCCATTGGCCACCTTGTGGGCACTAAAAGCCAAGACATTCGGGAACCCTCCCCAATCGCCACATCGTGGGAATTGGGTTCCAATAACATAATAGATTTATCTGTTAACATGTTAATCCATTCCCTCAAACTCTCCAGAATCCTTCCTAAGGCCTAATACTTCACGAAGATTGGTGCTTTTCAGTCTTGCATATCCAATGCAAGTCTAATACTAAAACTTAGGTCAAAATGGAGAAATACCACCAACGATCACATGTATGTAGCCTAAAATAGCAACAAACTTCAAATCTGGAACATATGTCCACTAGGGGACCTCAATAATCCACAAAGTTGGTAACTTGATGGATTCCAAGCATTCTACTCAACCCAACATAAGTAAAAGTGggcaaaaacctagatctagcatgcttTAACGAAAAAAATAGACTTCATACCTCCCAACAATCAGGAACGAAGTGAAGATGCAAGATTTATGTTGGAACCAAGCAATCAAACACCAAAATGAGCTCCTTTTTTCTTCATCCTTCATAATAATGATTTCACATACTCAAAACACACACATTGAGTGGAGGCTGCCAATTGAGAAAATCTTGGAGTTAATGCCCTTAAATAAGGCCTCAGTCCCGAAATTAGGTTTTGGCCGAAAACAACCACCACATCATGGTTAACTATGCTACGTTGTGGTTTTAGACAGATGCGTGTTTTTCCTTATCCAATGCCATGTCGTGGCCCACCCAATGCCATGTCATGGCCATACAAAATCCCAACTTTAAAATGCTTAACTTAAGATAATAATTCCAGCAAACTGGATGTTACAGTAACTTTCAAATGGATTTTGGAATTACTTTGATCTTACGGGTTGGTTTTGAAACTTTTCTTTAGTAAAATTTATGATTTTGTTATAATGGTATTaattaaaaagttcaaatttattgCAAAAATTGGAATGTTACAATACCCTAATAAAAGTGCGTCTAAGAGATTGATTTTTTTATATGTGAAAAAGTATGTGCATATACATATATGTTACATGAATATAAAAAATATCGTAGACACTCTATATAGAGTATTGTGGTGtgccttttttaaaaaaaaacaaagatgtTGTGTAGAAACAAAATTCTCACATTAAGTGGGTTACTTAACATTAGTTAGGTTCTCATTtgaccttttatatatatatatatatatatatatatatatatatatatatatatatatatatgtatatatatatatagagagagagagagagagagagaattaggtTCATTTATAAATGTTTAATTGTTGTGTGAATATATGACTAATGTTAGACCAATCATATCAtagtaatataataataattttagctataattaattatggtaaaaaataaatcaatttataaCCTTTAAAATCGGCATATTAGTTTCAACCTAATATCAGCATCACAAACGTTGTCTTCATTCAAAGAACAAAACAATCAGTCTCATCACCGGCTTCATCACCATCGACAGAACTCTAAGCCGTTGGCGGAACCTCAATCCATCGGACCATCGCAGTCAAAATCCCTATTGGACTTCATAATCGTTATTAGAATATTCTCGTTGATGTCGCCTGCTAACATCCCCCTCACAGTCGGTGGTGGAACCGTAATTCGCCTGCTTGTCATCTTCGATTTCACTTTTTTGGTTTTCATATTCTATTTCATTCTATATAAGGAATCAAATccaaattttttattatttatttaatcacACCTTTTTGTTATCTTCAATTTCACCTTTTTGATTAAGCCATCACCGCCAAAgttaagaatatttttatttacaTTCCAATCTTTTATGTAAAAGATGTGATCAAATTTCTGCATTTTGTTTACCTTCCTCTCCAATCGCTCCAGTTAATCTGCTTTCGATGATATGGTGATATACTTATGTTGTGTGTGTTGGGATACTCTGTTGTAAGTTATATGAGTATGTGTTAGTTTCGTATATATTCAATGGAATATTTTATATGTGTTAAGTAATCTGGTGGCTAGATGTCAAATTTAGCTTCGATTTGTTTTTTCACACACTTTTAGTTTACAATATCATGAATTATGTGTGTGTTTGGTGTTTACAGATATCATGGAATGGGAtttatatgtgtgtgttttgtgtgggTTACATTTCATAGCTCATGCTATGTAAAAAGAGGAGCTTATGTTGACATTTTTTCCATGGTGTTTCTTAAGCATGTTTACAAGGTTATCTACTGCTTTTTTCACTTTTGTCCATTCATGGTTTACCTTggatttgctttttttttttttttttttttctgtagtAGCTTTTGATAATTAGAGGCAATGTTTCTAAACTAAAGCTACTAATCATTTTGTTTTGTTATGTTATTTGAGCTTCCTTTTTATTGATATTTAAGTACCTTGCATTTGCATCTTTAGATGTTTAGgtcttatttttttcaattttgtacatgataaaaaaaaaaagagatatTAGTTGTAATATAGGGTATTTTTTAAGAATGAGATACTAAAACCaatgtattctttaagaatgaaagGCTAAAAGAAGAGGAATTATGTTTCAAGAATATTGTAGATAATGTTGGCTCTTCGAAGATGAACAAAAATGATAAAAAAGATGAACATAGTAGAAGAACGTGACAACTAGGCAGCTCCTTGCCTCCTAAGGACCACTCATGAAGAAAGCACCCGTGGTCATaaaggagctaattgaagaattctctaagcactctagagaatatcgTAATTCAAGGAATGACTTGACTCGAGGGGCGATGAACTCGGTTTGCGATAATATGGCGGCAGTGATGGCTAAATTAGATAGTTTGGACCGAAGAATGACAAAGATGGATCAATCCATCCATTCCATCCGGGTGGGATGTGAGAATTGTAGCGAGCCTCACCTTACTAAATATTATGATCTATACGGGCATGGGAACTAAAAAGTCCAAGTGTGTTACTCTAGTGGCGATAGATATGATGATGATTAGCGAAAACCAAAAAAAGAGTGGCTACCATACGACGAGTACAAGAAGGCAAAGGAGGAGAAATATAGGATGAATACAAGAGGGTTCTAACAAAAGGAGGAGCCGGTGCAAGAAAAGAAAATGGACTTTGAAGATATGCTCACAAGATTTGCAGCTTCATCCGAAAAAAGGCACAATGAAACTGATGCTGCAATTAGAGAACAACAAGCCATGATGAAAGAGCAACAAGCATTGATGAGGAATCAACAAGCTTCTATTCTTAACATTGAAAAACAGCTGGCCCAACTTGCATTACAAATCAATCAAAGATTACCAGTTAAACTTCCAAGTAATACCGAGAAAAATCTGAGAGGCGCCCAAATCAACATTGTGACGACTAGAAGTGGAAAGATAATTACCCCTCTAATACCCATCATGAATGAAGATCAAAAAGAGATGCAGGAGGAACATAAAGAAGACCCGAAACTGCAAACAATcgactcgactcgacgagtcgtggagaaggactcgacgagtccacagtTTGAACAGAAAACTGATTTCCCTTTGAAACCTTATCAACCTCTATTGCCATTTCCAGGCCAAGCTAGACAAGAGAAGAAAAATGAAGATTATCAAAAGTTCCTAGAACACATCAAATCCCTCCAAATCAACATGCCTTTCATAAAAGCGGTTGCAAAAATCCCTAAGTATGCAAAATTGTTAAAAGAACTACTCACAAATCGAAAGAAGCTAGAGAGGTGTCCAAGGTGGTGCTTAATGAAAATTGTTCAGCTGTAATGTTGAACAAGTTGCCAAAGAAAATGGGTGACGCCGGGATGTTGACTTTACCATACCAATTCGGGAACTTAGCCACCAATTATGCATTGGCGAATTCATGGGCGGGTGTTAATCTTAtgccatactctttctttaagaagTTGAACCTTCCAGAGCTGAAACCTATTCGTATTGAAATTCATCTAGCAAACAAGATTGTGACATTTCCAAGAGGAATATGCAAGGACTTATTGGTCAAAGTTGATAAATTTGTATTCTCTGCGGATTTCATAGTGCTAGACATGGAAGAGGACCACCAAGTGTTGATCATCCTTGGAAGGCCTTTCCTAAACACCGTAAGTGCCATAGTAGACATGAGAGAATCCAAACCAACCCTTCGAGTGGGGGATGAGTCAGTCACTTTTGGATTTGATAAGGCCATGAAGCATTCTAAGTACAGTGATGACACGACCTTTTCGATGGACACTTTGGATGAGCTAATGGAAGAATGGAAGGAGGACAAATCAAACGTGCCCGCCATTGCCCTTGAAGATGACTTTGATGCTGAAAGAGACCTGAAAGAGATTGAAATAATTCTTGAAGATAGTGAATATGAAGAAATCATTAAAAGTATTGAAAAGGCGCCTCGCCAAGTTGGAGACACTAACTCGACTAGTCCATCCAGGAAATCGCGCTCAGACGATAATTTTGGCCTGGACTCGACGTGTTTAGTGTACAAAATACAAAATTAGAGCTAAAAACTCTGCCTGAACATTTAGAATATACATTTCTCAAAGAAGGTGATCAAAAGGAATAAGTTTTTCATATTGCTCCCATAAGATAATTCTTGAAGAAGGTGCGAAGCCAGTAGTGCAACACCAAAGGCATTTAAACCCGAACATACAAGAGGTGGTCAAGAAAGAAGTTGTCAAGCTCTTAGATGTAGGGATAATATACTCCATTTACGATAACCCATGGGTTAGTCCCGTTCAAGTAGTGCCAAAGAAAGGGGGGATGACGGTCGTCACAAATGCGAAGAATGGGCTTATACCTacacgaacggtaaccggttggcgAGTAGGCATCGATTATCGAAAGATAAATGACGCCACTTGCAAAAACCACTTTCCTCtcccttttattgatcaaatgcttgAGCGTTTATCAAGACATAGCTATTATTGTTTTTTAGATGGGTTTTCAGGTTATTTCCAAATCCCCATTGACCCAATTGATCGGGAGAATACCACTTTTACTTGTCCAAGTGGAAAATTTGCTTATCGACGCATGCCCTTTGGGTTATGCAATACGTCGATGACTTTCCAAAGATGCATGAAGACGATATTCCATGAcatggtggaaaaattcatggaagtattcatggatgatttttctatttttcGCTCTTCTTTTCATGATTTTCTTGCTAACCTAGAATTgatgcttgctaggtgtgaaaagACCGATCTAGTATTGAACTGGgagaaatgtcactttatggtGAAAGAAGGCATTGTGTTAGGCCATAAAGTATCCAAGGCGGGGATTGAGGTGGATCGTGCGAAAATTGATACAATTGCTAAATTACACCCACCAACTAACGTAAAGGGCGTTAAGAGTTTTCTAGGTCATGCGGGTTTTTACCGCCACTTTAttaaagatttttcaaaaactacTAGACCTTTAACTCAACTACTTTTGAAAGATGCACCTTTTAATTTTTCTAAAGAATGTTTAGCCTCTTTTGAAGTTTTGAAAGAAAGATTGACTAACGCCCCAATCATTATCGCCTCGAATTGGAACTTACCGTTTGAAATAATGTGTGATGCAAGCGACGTTTCCTTAGGAGTTGTACTTGGCCAAAGGGTTGACAAGCACTTTCAATCCATTTACTATGCTAGAAAGATCCAAAATCCTACCCAAGAAAACTACACCACAACCAAAAAAGAGTTATTAGCCGTGGTTTATGCCTTTGACAAATTTCGTCCCTATTTAATTTTGTCTAAAACTACTGTGTTAACTGACCATTCTGCTATTAAGTACTTGTTTGTTAAGTAGGATCCTAAGCCAAGGTTGATCCGATGGGTCCTGCCACTTCAAGAATTTGACATCAAGATCAAGGACAAGAAAGGGATGGAAAATGTAGCTGCTGACCATCTTTCCAGATTAGAAAATCCAACAATGGAAGAGATGGATTACAAGGGTATTGGAGATAGCTTCCCGTAAGACTATTTGATGGAGATCATTGGGGAAGAACCATGGTATGCTGATATTGCAAATTACTTGGTTGACGAATTCCTTCCAAAAGGGCTCGCTCATCAGCAGAAAAAGAAGCTCTTttcagaaattaaatattctttcTGGGATGAGCCTTATCTTTTTAGGAGTTGTGCGGATAGGATTATTAGAAGATGTGTATTTGGCAAGGAAATTCGTGACATTCTAGAGTATTGCCACAATGTGTCGGCAGGAGGACATCATGGTGTACAATGCATTGCAATAAAAGTGTTTGATGTGGGGTTTTATTGGCCCACAATCTTCAAGGATGTTGCTGCTTACGTGAGGGAATGTGATGCTTGCCAAAGAACAGGTAATATTTCGGCAAAGAATGAAATGTCTCAAAGGAATATTCAAGTTTGTGAAATATTTGATGTTTGGGTGTGGatttcatgggaccatttcctTCATCCAAAGGAAATAAATACATACTTGTGGAGGTGGATTATGTGTCAAAATGGGCAGAAGCGCAAGCATTACCAACCAATGATGCTAGGGTTGCGGTAAAAttcttaaaaatattattttctgcATTTGGAGTACCGAAGGAATTAATTAGTGATAGGGGAACCCAATTTGCTAATGACCAACTAGCAAAAGTGTTGCAAAAATATGGTATACGCCATAGATTTTTGACACCATATCATCCACAAAAAAATGGGCGAACCGAAATTATAAATCAAGCACTTAAAAGAATTTTGGAGAGATCGGTGGGTAGCAATAGAAAAGATTGGGCGGATAATGCACTTTGGGCCTTCCGAACCACATTCAAGACACCCGTTGGAACCACACCCTATAGGCTAGTATATGGtaaaaaattgtcatttaccCGTGGAGCTCGAACATAAAGCCTATTGGGCTTTAAAAACTTGCAATTTTGAGACGAATGAGTTGCGTGCCAATCGAATTTTGCAAATGAATGCTTTGAAAGAATTGAGGAATGAGTCTTACACTAACTCATTGATTTATAATGACAAAACCAAAAGATGGCATGATGCAAGGTTGAAGGGTAATAAGGAGTTTGAAGAAGGGCAAAAAGTTCTTTTGTACAATTCAAGAATAAAGCTCTTTCCAGGAAAATTGCACACTCATTGGTGCGGGCCTTTTACAATCAAGCATGTATATCCATACGGGGTGATTGAGTTATGGAGCAAGGATGGGTCGAGCTTTAAAGTCAATGGGCATAGGATCAAGAAATACGAAAAGGGAATGCCAAAGGATGAAGGACTAAAAGAAGGCTTGGACTTGGAGAAAGCCGATGCAACGTAGagtgggaaggagtctagctaaagACTCCTAAAAAAGAGGCGCttacgggaggcaacccgttgcttgagtttgctttctttttcccttttatttttcgtttttttctCTTTTGTGTGTTTTTTATGATTTTCAGTCTAAATTTTCTTATTAGCTTTAAATGATTGCTTGAGGACAAGAAAAGTTTGAGTGTTGGGTGTGGTAAAATTTATTTAAAGacaataaaaaaattcaaattttttttcacACAAAGTAAAAAAATCGCCGAGTCGGGACACCTACTCGAAGAGTCCATTTGAA includes:
- the LOC111880255 gene encoding uncharacterized protein LOC111880255 — encoded protein: MVKNCHLPVELEHKAYWALKTCNFETNELRANRILQMNALKELRNESYTNSLIYNDKTKRWHDARLKGNKEFEEGQKVLLYNSRIKLFPGKLHTHWCGPFTIKHVYPYGVIELWSKDGSSFKVNGHRIKKYEKGMPKDEGLKEGLDLEKADAT